In one Lycium barbarum isolate Lr01 chromosome 7, ASM1917538v2, whole genome shotgun sequence genomic region, the following are encoded:
- the LOC132603119 gene encoding putative chloride channel-like protein CLC-g, which translates to MSVLISLTLPNGSSPPATEKADEEPVTIPLLRRSASNNTSQVAIVGSSVCPIESLDYEIMENDYSKQDWRRGEKIQILQYLSMKWMVCFFIGLLVGLVGFCNNFAVANIAGMKFVVTSDMMLARRYTTAFLVFVSSNFGLTLFAGLITAFIAPEAAGSGIPEVKAYLNGVDAPAIFSLRTLFVKIAGSISAVSGSLVIGKAGPMVHTGACIAALMGQGGSKKYGLTWKWLKYFKNDRDRRDLVTCGSAAGMAAAFRAPVGGLLFALEEMASWWRSALLWRAFFTTAVVAIVLRALIDVCLSGKCGLFGKGGLIMFDVTSANSAYQIQDVPPVLFLAFIGGILGSLYNFLQDKVLRIYNRINEGGAAYKIVLALTVSIFTSCLLFGLPWLASCRPCPSDSSEPCPSIGRNGNFKKFQCPPGHYNDLASLFFNMNDDAIKNLFSKDTDNEFHHLSMLIFFTTCFFLSIFSYGIVVPAGLFVPVIVTGAAYGRFVGMLFGSHSTLNHGLFAVLGSASLLGGSMRMTVSLCVIVLELTNDLLLLPLMMLVLLISKTVADAFNGNIYDLIMRAKGFPYLEGHAEPYLRQLAVSDVVPGPLQLFNGFEKVSNIVHVLKTTGHNGFPVVDEPPVSEAPILFGLILRAHLVTLLKKKPFLQNPVPAGYDAFNQISADEFAKKGLDHGDRVENIQLTDEEMDMFIDLHPFCNTSPYTVVETMSLAKALVLFREVGLRHLLVIPKVSGRIPVVGIMTRHDFMPEHVLSLHPSLDKSKWKR; encoded by the exons ATGTCCGTACTAATATCTCTAACTCTTCCTAACGGCTCTTCTCCACCAGCGACGGAGAAGGCAGATGAGGAGCCAGTGACTATTCCATTGCTGCGTCGATCAGCATCCAATAATACTTCTCAGGTTGCCATTGTTGGCTCCAGTGTCTGCCCTATTGAAAGCCTCGACTACGA AATCATGGAGAATGATTATTCCAAGCAAGATTGGAGGCGTGGAGAAAAGATTCAAATATTGCAGTACTTATCCATGAAATGGATGGTGTGCTTTTTCATTGGATTGCTTGTCGGCCTTGTTGGTTTCTGTAACAATTTTGCTGTTGCGAACATTGCTGGAATGAAATTTGTGGTGACCTCTGATATGATGCTTGCGAGAAG GTATACAACGGCTTTTCTTGTATTTGTATCTTCCAATTTCGGACTGACATTATTTGCTGGTCTAATTACGGCTTTTATCGCACCAGAGGCTGCTGGTTCAGGTATACCTGAAGTTAAGGCTTACTTGAATGGCGTCGATGCACCAGCAATATTTTCTCTCAGAACTCTCTTTGTCAAG ATTGCTGGCAGCATTTCTGCCGTATCAGGATCTCTTGTAATTGGAAAAGCAGGTCCCATGGTTCATACTGGTGCTTGCATTGCAGCACTGATGGGTCAAGGCGGGTCAAAGAAGTATGGATTAACTTGGAAATGGCTGAAGTATTTTAAAAACGATAGAGATCGACGAGATCTTGTAACATGTGGATCAGCTGCTGGGATGGCTGCTGCTTTCCGAGCTCCTGTTGGTGGTCTGTTGTTTGCTCTTGAAGAAATGGCATCTtg GTGGAGAAGTGCTTTATTGTGGAGAGCCTTTTTCACTACGGCTGTGGTTGCAATTGTGCTTCGGGCTTTGATTGATGTTTGTTTGAGTGGAAAATGTGGACTCTTTGGTAAAGGAGGTCTCATAATGTTCGATGTCACGTCAGCTAATAGCGCATATCAGATCCAGGATGTGCCTCCTGTTCTTTTCCTAGCATTTATTGGAGGCATATTGGGAAGTTTGTACAACTTTTTACAGGATAAGGTTCTGCGGATTTATAACCGAATTAACGA GGGAGGAGCTGCTTACAAAATAGTTCTGGCTCTTACGGTCTCCATTTTCACATCTTGTCTTCTTTTTGGACTACCATGGTTGGCATCTTGCCGACCTTGCCCTTCGGATTCATCAGAACCTTGCCCCTCAATTGGACGGAATGGTAACTTTAAGAAGTTTCAATGTCCTCCAGGCCACTACAATGATCTTGCCAGTTTATTTTTCAACATGAATGATGATGCAATTAAAAACCTTTTCAGCAAGGACACTGATAACGAGTTTCACCATCTCTCAATGCTAATTTTCTTTACCACCTGTTTTTTCCTGAGCATCTTTAGTTATGGGATAGTCGTACCAGCAGGTCTCTTTGTGCCTGTCATTGTGACAGGTGCGGCTTATGGTCGATTTGTTGGGATGTTGTTTGGTTCACACTCGACTCTTAACCATGGCCTTTTTGCTGTATTAGGTTCAGCTTCCCTTCTTGGGGGTTCTATGAGAATGACAGTTTCCTTATGCGTAATTGTCCTAGAATTGACTAATGACCTCCTCTTGCTACCTCTAATGATGCTAGTTCTTCTTATCTCCAAAACTGTTGCTGATGCATTTAATGGGAATATATATGACCTCATAATGAGGGCGAAGGGTTTTCCTTACTTGGAAGGTCATGCTGAACCTTACTTGAGACAACTGGCAGTGAGTGATGTGGTCCCAGGTCCACTCCAGCTCTTCAACGGCTTTGAGAAAGTTAGTAACATAGTTCATGTCCTCAAAACCACAGGGCATAATGGCTTTCCAGTGGTGGATGAGCCCCCAGTTTCCGAAGCACCAATTCTATTTGGTTTGATACTCCGCGCACATCTTGTTACATTGCTAAAGAAGAAACCATTTCTTCAAAATCCCGTACCTGCTGGATATGATGCCTTTAACCAGATTTCAGCTGATGAGTTTGCAAAGAAGGGTTTAGACCATGGAGACAGAGTGGAAAATATACAACTGACAGATGAAGAGATGGATATGTTTATAGATCTACATCCTTTTTGTAACACTTCACCTTACACTGTCGTAGAGACTATGTCCTTGGCGAAGGCTCTGGTGCTCTTCCGAGAAGTTGGTTTAAGGCATTTGCTGGTAATACCCAAGGTTTCTGGG AGGATACCTGTTGTGGGGATAATGACAAGGCATGATTTCATGCCAGAGCATGTGCTAAGCTTGCATCCATCATTGGATAAGAGCAAGTGG